TTATCTAAGTTTTCAACTGTAATTAATTCTTTATCTAAGAAACCATCTTGCTGTAAGAAAACACCTTTCTTTTCTGAATATGGAAAATACATATTGTCTGCAACATTTTTCCATTTAGATAATTCTTCATCAGAGAAATTTACTTTTTCTTTAATTCTGATATAATCTGAAACATGGTCTATTTTTACAAGCTCAATATTTTCTAACGCATAATTAATACACCATTTTGCAATGTAGTTCGTGTAAAAGTTATTGTTGATATTGTTTTCATATTCATTTGGACCTGTTACACCCAAAATCATGAATTTATTTTTATCAGAAGATAAAGTAGCTCTTTGTTGCCAAAAACGAGCAATACCAATTAAAACTTCCAATCCTTTTTCTGGAATGTAAGAATAATCGCCAGTAAATCTGTAATAGTTAAAAATTGCAAAAGCGATGGCTCCATTTCTATGAATTTCTTCAAAAGTGATTTCCCATTCGTTATGGCATTCTTCACCATTCATAGTAACCATTGGATATAATGCTGCTCCGTTGGTAAAACCAAGTTTACCCGCATTTTCAATAGCTTTATCTAAATGATAATATCTGTATTCTAATAACTTTCTTGCAACAGATTGATCTTTTGTAGCCATGTAAAAAGGAATACAATACGCTTCTGTATCCCAATAAGTACTTCCTCCATATTTTTCTCCTGTAAAACCTTTTGGGCCGATGTTTAAAGTAGCATCAGTTCCTAAATAGGTTTGATTTAGTTGAAAAATATTAAAACGAATTCCTTGTTGTGCTTTCACATCACCTTCTATGGTAATGTCAGACATTTTCCAGATTTGTGCCCAAGATTGCTTTTGCATTTCTAATAAAGCATCAAAACCAAGACTTACAGCTTTGTCTAAAGCTTCTTTTGCAGCAGCAACTAATTCGTCTTTTTTATGATTTCTATCAACCACATAACCACCAAATTTATGAATGGTAAATGTTTGATTTTGTTTAATTTCTTGTTGATATGTGCAAGATGTATAATTTGAAGTTTGCTCATTATTACAACCTGTAATAACTTCACTATTATCTATAAATAATCTAGATTCCATAAACGTACACGTATAAAAATGTGTTTTCATGGTTCTTGCCTGAATGTAAGATTGTTGGTTGCTATTAGAAACTTCTAAAACATCCCAAAATTGGTCATCCCAATTGGTATCTTCATTCGTAATTCCTGCGTCTATATATGGA
The window above is part of the Polaribacter sp. SA4-12 genome. Proteins encoded here:
- a CDS encoding glycoside hydrolase family 65 protein; translated protein: MNQEYIKPNEWSILEEGFDAEMVKSSESLFSIGNGVMGQRANFEEQYTGATFQGSYIGGVYYPDKTRVGWWKNGYPEYFAKVLNAPNWIGINVLINDEKLDLNTCKEVSDFKRELNMKEGWLSRSFEAILQNGIKIKVDTKRFLSLDIDEVGAINYNVTPLNSDAKITYIPYIDAGITNEDTNWDDQFWDVLEVSNSNQQSYIQARTMKTHFYTCTFMESRLFIDNSEVITGCNNEQTSNYTSCTYQQEIKQNQTFTIHKFGGYVVDRNHKKDELVAAAKEALDKAVSLGFDALLEMQKQSWAQIWKMSDITIEGDVKAQQGIRFNIFQLNQTYLGTDATLNIGPKGFTGEKYGGSTYWDTEAYCIPFYMATKDQSVARKLLEYRYYHLDKAIENAGKLGFTNGAALYPMVTMNGEECHNEWEITFEEIHRNGAIAFAIFNYYRFTGDYSYIPEKGLEVLIGIARFWQQRATLSSDKNKFMILGVTGPNEYENNINNNFYTNYIAKWCINYALENIELVKIDHVSDYIRIKEKVNFSDEELSKWKNVADNMYFPYSEKKGVFLQQDGFLDKELITVENLDKSQRPINQKWSWDRILRSPYIKQADVLQGFYMFEDDFSTEELEKHFDFYEPFTVHESSLSPCVHSIQAAKLDRMDQAYTFYLRTSRLDLDDYNHEVEEGLHITSMAGTWMSIVEGFGGMRVLNNSLSFSPKIPKGWDSYSFKVNFRNQVITVNVSQNGTHFELDGTQEINILVNGEKVTVSPNNLLTV